The following proteins come from a genomic window of Herpetosiphon gulosus:
- a CDS encoding ATP-binding protein, giving the protein MLNRLRWRLTLIYACTALLLLAAVGGSVYWMTVRYFRFATERALLERMTLEFEQLAAPLPPALQAYRPQQLPDERPVDNGTLASTFVFTIDQNGQVFNPNPWNPPIQPDQAAIEAAKAGKLDLRTINLADGTQVALLTEKLTRSDGPAFLQVGRVLNEQEAALSTLLKGLVALWAGSVVVLGWFGWWLAGRSLRPAQQAWERQQAFIANASHELRAPLTLMRASSEIALRESTDPAEQQELLEDILAETYHMARLVEDLLLLSRLDAAKTHLQRETIDLAELCQDVAKDAGRLAQDAGVEIRVAHAEGQIKADRTRLRQVLLILLDNAIAHTPRGGSVVIHAERKQASYQISVIDTGNGIEPKHLKHIFERFYRVDSARIAGGRGNGLGLSIAQALIQAHNGTIETQSQVGTGTTMMITLPK; this is encoded by the coding sequence ATGCTTAATCGATTACGCTGGCGATTAACCTTAATTTATGCTTGCACCGCCTTGCTTTTGCTAGCAGCGGTTGGTGGCAGTGTCTATTGGATGACTGTGCGTTATTTTCGCTTTGCTACCGAACGGGCCTTGCTCGAACGTATGACCTTGGAGTTTGAGCAATTGGCAGCGCCCTTGCCACCCGCCTTGCAAGCCTATCGCCCACAGCAATTGCCCGATGAACGGCCAGTTGATAATGGAACATTGGCTAGCACCTTCGTTTTTACCATCGACCAAAACGGCCAAGTCTTCAACCCAAATCCGTGGAATCCGCCAATTCAGCCTGATCAAGCAGCGATTGAGGCGGCCAAGGCTGGCAAACTTGATTTACGCACGATCAACTTGGCTGATGGGACCCAAGTCGCTTTGTTGACCGAGAAATTAACGCGGAGCGATGGCCCTGCTTTTTTACAGGTTGGACGAGTGCTCAACGAGCAAGAAGCGGCGTTAAGCACGTTGTTAAAAGGCTTGGTTGCCTTATGGGCTGGCAGCGTGGTAGTTTTGGGCTGGTTTGGTTGGTGGTTGGCAGGGCGATCATTGCGGCCAGCCCAACAAGCTTGGGAGCGCCAACAAGCCTTTATCGCCAATGCCAGCCATGAATTGCGTGCCCCGCTGACCTTGATGCGAGCCAGCAGCGAAATTGCCCTGCGCGAATCGACTGACCCTGCTGAGCAACAAGAATTGCTTGAAGATATTTTGGCCGAAACCTATCACATGGCGCGTTTGGTCGAAGATTTGCTGTTGCTCTCACGGCTTGATGCTGCCAAAACCCATCTCCAGCGTGAAACTATCGATCTGGCCGAGTTATGCCAGGATGTGGCCAAAGATGCTGGGCGCTTGGCTCAAGATGCTGGGGTGGAGATACGTGTGGCCCATGCTGAGGGCCAGATCAAGGCTGATCGCACCCGCTTGCGCCAAGTTTTGTTAATTTTGCTCGATAATGCAATTGCCCATACGCCGCGTGGTGGGAGCGTGGTTATTCATGCTGAACGCAAGCAGGCTAGCTATCAAATTAGCGTAATCGATACTGGCAATGGCATTGAGCCGAAACATCTCAAGCATATTTTCGAGCGTTTTTATCGCGTTGATAGCGCTCGGATTGCTGGCGGACGGGGCAATGGGCTTGGTTTATCAATTGCCCAAGCACTAATTCAAGCCCACAATGGCACAATTGAGACCCAGAGCCAGGTGGGCACTGGCACGACGATGATGATTACATTACCAAAATAA
- a CDS encoding response regulator transcription factor translates to MRVLLIEDDRKLARLIERALRDEHHQVDLAYEGDSGLDMALHGMYDVAVIDWMLPERDGPSICRAIRAAKLTTSLLLLTARSQIEDRVTGLDSGADDYLSKPFAFEELLARVRALGRRFNSNLSSEELRSGEIVLDLRAHTARRANQQLDLTATEWNLLECLIRNSNQALSRQQLLDYVWSYERDVQPSMVDVYISYLRRKLEQPAKRDPIQTVRGVGYRWVSDYA, encoded by the coding sequence ATGCGGGTGTTGTTAATTGAAGATGATCGCAAATTAGCCCGTTTGATCGAGCGAGCATTGCGCGACGAGCATCATCAGGTCGATCTGGCCTACGAGGGCGATAGTGGCTTGGATATGGCGCTGCATGGCATGTACGATGTAGCGGTGATCGATTGGATGTTGCCTGAGCGCGATGGCCCCAGCATTTGTCGGGCAATTCGCGCCGCCAAACTCACCACTAGTTTGCTTTTATTGACGGCTCGTAGCCAAATCGAAGATCGAGTTACGGGCTTGGATAGCGGAGCCGATGATTATTTGAGCAAGCCGTTTGCCTTTGAGGAATTATTGGCACGAGTACGAGCCTTGGGGCGGCGCTTCAACAGCAATCTGAGCAGCGAAGAATTACGCTCAGGCGAGATTGTGCTTGATCTGCGTGCTCATACTGCGCGGCGAGCCAATCAGCAGCTCGATTTAACCGCCACCGAATGGAATTTGCTTGAATGTTTGATTCGCAATAGCAACCAAGCTCTGAGCCGCCAACAATTGCTCGATTATGTTTGGTCGTATGAGCGTGATGTGCAGCCTTCGATGGTCGATGTCTATATTTCGTATCTGCGGCGCAAACTTGAACAACCAGCCAAACGCGACCCCATCCAAACCGTGCGCGGGGTTGGCTATCGTTGGGTGAGCGACTATGCTTAA